The DNA window TTATTTTTTACTATTAAGCGAGCCACTATGCGTTTATCTGACTATTTAAGCACTCACTTTTATCACACTGATGAGTTATGCCAAGCTCTCAACATAGACACTGAAACCCTTGAAAACTGGCAAGCACAGAGCATTTTCCCTAAACCCAGTTATTGTATTAAAAATCAAATGAGCTGCAGCTCTTATTCAGGGTTATATGAATGTGAAGAATACGACGATTATTACCCCCGTGGCTGTGTAAACTGGGGTCAAGGATTAGTTAAGCAAAAAATTGAGTCATCTAACCAGGCTTTTAATCTGTTTGCCCAGCACTATACCCAATGTTTGGCAAAGCTTGCACAGCAAGGCTTTATATTTAACGAAGAATTGTTTGGCTGTGAAATAGAAGAGCATTTACAGCAAGTGTGGCAACAATTTTTATGCAGTAAATATGGGGTGCTCACCCAAAACGGCTTAATTGATGAAATTGTGGCTGTGGATATTGGCAGATTATTAGTAGACGATATAACCGAACTGCGCAGCAAAGCCAGTTTAGATAAAGATGAGCGCACCCGTATTCACCCTGCCATGAAGCTTTTAAATAAAGCCCTTAGCCATGGCGCCGATCACGAAAAGCAACTCACATTACGTAGCCGCTATATTGATGCCCTTATTTTAAAATACGACTTATCGATTAAATAAAGGGTAGTGTTTGGCTGGGGGATTTAGCTATGTATGGATTGTTGGTTTTATTAAGCAATGCCAACACTGTGCTTTGCGGCTTATTTTTTAGTGCAACGAGACAAACAGTCCGACAACTAAGCCTTGTTAATTGCAGATTTACGATTTAGATATGATTTCATTAACCGCATGAGATACATCATCTTTTATTACTGACTCTTCAATAATTGGTATTACCCATGAGGCACCAAGCATTTCTAAAGAAGAGCGCCAATCTTTCCATAGTTTCCCTTCAATGGTATCAAGACTATCAAGTCCAAATCTTGAAGATGCCCCCCACTGAGCAATTGAAGGAAGCTTTGGATCAACACTTTGCGCACCTAAAATAAACGGACGCTCCATATGGTCTGACATGATTGCAAAATAATACTCTACTCTTTCGGTCTTGCTTAGAAATCTAGAGATAATCTTCATTTTCCACCATTCTGCTTCTGTCTTAAAATTAAAGATGGGAGTCCTGTTAATGTGTTAATTTCCTATCTGCACTGAACAAAATCTAGTTTGAAACATAGAAGGTACAAAATTAAAAATGGGTGTCTTGTTAATTTTGTTATAACGCTCACATAAAAGGCGGAGCGTCAGCGAAGCCCA is part of the Pseudoalteromonas sp. DL-6 genome and encodes:
- a CDS encoding DUF6058 family natural product biosynthesis protein; the encoded protein is MRLSDYLSTHFYHTDELCQALNIDTETLENWQAQSIFPKPSYCIKNQMSCSSYSGLYECEEYDDYYPRGCVNWGQGLVKQKIESSNQAFNLFAQHYTQCLAKLAQQGFIFNEELFGCEIEEHLQQVWQQFLCSKYGVLTQNGLIDEIVAVDIGRLLVDDITELRSKASLDKDERTRIHPAMKLLNKALSHGADHEKQLTLRSRYIDALILKYDLSIK